A genomic stretch from Oncorhynchus tshawytscha isolate Ot180627B linkage group LG07, Otsh_v2.0, whole genome shotgun sequence includes:
- the LOC112254544 gene encoding adaptin ear-binding coat-associated protein 2 isoform X3 has product MGEDENRWILADIRAADWKLDEPAWTGRMKIISIGKLAYIKLEDKNSGELFAQAPVEQYPGCVVEAVTDSSRYFVVRIEDGSGRHAFIGLGFADRGDSFDFNVALQDHFKWVKQEGELAKEEASQSTAPKLDLGFKEGQTIKISIGNIKKKDPGAKSRPMGSGLLLPPPMAKGAVLVSPPGGQQSPPPTHSNTASLLDFGGRVPAAQSTADLWGDFTAAGASSSQDTAKGWVQF; this is encoded by the exons AGCAGCTGACTGGAAGCTGGATGAGCCAGCATGGACCGGCAGGATGAAAATAATATCCATAGGAAAGCTTGCCTATATCAAGCTAGAGGACAAAAACTCAG GAGAGTTGTTTGCCCAAGCCCCAGTGGAGCAGTATCCTGGGTGTGTGGTGGAGGCAGTCACAGATTCCAGCAGATATTTTGTGGTGCGGATAGAGGATGGCAGTG GACGACATGCATTTATCGGCCTGGGGTTTGCTGATCGTGGCGACTCCTTTGACTTCAATGTGGCTCTTCAAGACCACTTCAA GTGGGTAAAACAGGAAGGTGAGCTGGCGAAAGAGGAAGCGTCTCAGAGCACAGCACCCAAACTGGACCTAGGCTTTAAAGAGGGCCAGACGATCAAGATCAGCATTGGG AACATAAAGAAGAAGGATCCAGGTGCCAAGTCTCGGCCCATGGGGAGTGGCCTTCTCCTTCCTCCACCAATGGCTAAGGGTGCAGTCCTTGTATCCCCTCCTGGAGGCCAGCAATCACCTCCACCTACACACTCCAACACAG CTTCTCTTTTAGATTTCGGAGGCCGGGTCCCTGCCGCCCAGTCTACTGCAGACCTGTGGGGAGACTTCACAGCGGCTGGCGCCAG CTCCAGTCAAGACACTGCTAAAGGATGGGTGCAGTTTTAG
- the LOC112254544 gene encoding adaptin ear-binding coat-associated protein 2 isoform X4: MACCVVLPLRLVGAADWKLDEPAWTGRMKIISIGKLAYIKLEDKNSGELFAQAPVEQYPGCVVEAVTDSSRYFVVRIEDGSGRHAFIGLGFADRGDSFDFNVALQDHFKWVKQEGELAKEEASQSTAPKLDLGFKEGQTIKISIGNIKKKDPGAKSRPMGSGLLLPPPMAKGAVLVSPPGGQQSPPPTHSNTASLLDFGGRVPAAQSTADLWGDFTAAGASSSQDTAKGWVQF; the protein is encoded by the exons AGCAGCTGACTGGAAGCTGGATGAGCCAGCATGGACCGGCAGGATGAAAATAATATCCATAGGAAAGCTTGCCTATATCAAGCTAGAGGACAAAAACTCAG GAGAGTTGTTTGCCCAAGCCCCAGTGGAGCAGTATCCTGGGTGTGTGGTGGAGGCAGTCACAGATTCCAGCAGATATTTTGTGGTGCGGATAGAGGATGGCAGTG GACGACATGCATTTATCGGCCTGGGGTTTGCTGATCGTGGCGACTCCTTTGACTTCAATGTGGCTCTTCAAGACCACTTCAA GTGGGTAAAACAGGAAGGTGAGCTGGCGAAAGAGGAAGCGTCTCAGAGCACAGCACCCAAACTGGACCTAGGCTTTAAAGAGGGCCAGACGATCAAGATCAGCATTGGG AACATAAAGAAGAAGGATCCAGGTGCCAAGTCTCGGCCCATGGGGAGTGGCCTTCTCCTTCCTCCACCAATGGCTAAGGGTGCAGTCCTTGTATCCCCTCCTGGAGGCCAGCAATCACCTCCACCTACACACTCCAACACAG CTTCTCTTTTAGATTTCGGAGGCCGGGTCCCTGCCGCCCAGTCTACTGCAGACCTGTGGGGAGACTTCACAGCGGCTGGCGCCAG CTCCAGTCAAGACACTGCTAAAGGATGGGTGCAGTTTTAG